The genomic interval GGCGCCGGGGACTGGGCGGGCTCCGGACGGCACTGTGGACGGTACGGGCCTGGCGTCGGGTACGCCGGCAGCTGCGCAGGGCCGGCATGGACGGCGTACGCCTGCCGGCCCCACCGCCCACCGCCGACGTCGACCGGACGGTGGTCTCCGGCGTACTGCACCGGCTCGGGGCGAGTTGCCTGGAACGCGCACTCGTACGGCAACGCTGGTACGCCGCCCGCCGGACTCCCCGGACGCTGGTGATCGGGGTGACCGCGCCGAGCAGCGGGTTCCGGGCGCACGCCTGGCTCGACGGCGAACCCGACCGGCACCGGCACGGGCTGGTCGAGGTCCTGCACCGCCCACCGCCGCCGGAGTGGCTGCCCGCCGACGACGGCGAACTGTCGGAGGGAGCGGAACCGGAGCGGCTGCCGGCCGGCGACCGTGAACTGTCGGGGGGAACGGAACCGGGGCGGCTGCCCGCCGACGGCCGCGAACTGTCGGAGGGAACGGAACCGGAGTGGCTGCCGGCCGGCGGCGCCGAGACTTCGGCGGCAGCGGAGAAGGCGGAGACCGGCCGCGGCGGTCACGTGGGCTGAATCAGGCCGTGGTGCAGCAGGGCGTCGAGGAAGCGCCGGACGTCCGCGACGGCCCGCTCCGCCGGGACCGGGGTGTCGGCGGTCAGCGCGGCGACCAGTTCGGTGCTGGTGGCCCCGTCGACCAGCCGGCTCCAGAGCAGCGCACCGGACCGGTCGAGTCCGAAATAGACGGAGCTGGTGGTGTCGAGTACGACGATCTCGTCGCCGGCCCGCCGCCACGCCGTACCGGCCG from Plantactinospora sp. BC1 carries:
- a CDS encoding lasso peptide biosynthesis B2 protein — encoded protein: MSALLRLARRRGLGGLRTALWTVRAWRRVRRQLRRAGMDGVRLPAPPPTADVDRTVVSGVLHRLGASCLERALVRQRWYAARRTPRTLVIGVTAPSSGFRAHAWLDGEPDRHRHGLVEVLHRPPPPEWLPADDGELSEGAEPERLPAGDRELSGGTEPGRLPADGRELSEGTEPEWLPAGGAETSAAAEKAETGRGGHVG
- a CDS encoding PqqD family protein, with product MTGTAEPVYRVAPAGTAWRRAGDEIVVLDTTSSVYFGLDRSGALLWSRLVDGATSTELVAALTADTPVPAERAVADVRRFLDALLHHGLIQPT